Below is a window of Hyphomonas neptunium ATCC 15444 DNA.
TACACCAACGGTTCTGGGCGACGGGCTGGTGAACCTCCGTGTGCGGCCGGAAGTTTCCGCGCTGGACCGGGGCAACGGCATTCGGGCCTCGAACATCGACATTCCGGGTGTCTCCGTGCGCAGGGCCGATACGACGGTTGAGCTGCATGATGGGCAGGCGTTTGCGATCGCCGGGCTGTTGCAGAACAATTACACCAATGATGTGCGCCAGACGCCGTGGCTCGGCAATGTGCCGATCCTCGGCTCACTGTTCTCGTCCAAGCGCTATCAGCGCAACGAGACCGAGCTGGTGATCATCGTGACGCCGCGCCTGGTTCAGCCTTTCTCGCATCCAGAAGCCATCGTTTCGCCGCTGGATTCGGTCAGCGAGCCGACCGAAGCAGAGCTTTTCCTGCTGGGCAAGACGACCAGCGATCTCACCACAAATACAGGGGACTGACATATGACCAGAGCAATCAGGGTCTCACTGATAGCGGCGGGCTGCCTGCTTTCGGGGTGTGCGTCCTATGACCGGCAGGACCAGTATGTGTTGGGCGCGGCAACGCGGGCGAACATTGCGGCGCAGGCTGTGCGCGATGTGAACCTTCCCAATTCTCGGGAAGTGGCAGCGAGTTCGGGCGTGCGCGCGGCAAAGGCCGTGCAGGCACTCAATGATGGCAAGACGAAGACGCTGGCGGACGCCGGTGGCACGGGAGGCGGGGAGTGAGCCAGAGAGCGGTTGCAACCCAGTCGCCAGATGGGGAGCGCGCGGCGCCGGTTCTGCCCGCGCTGGCGGCGTTGGCGCGGCCCGGCGCACTTGAGGCACTGGCGCCCCATTGCGGAGAGCTGGCCGATGCAAGCGCCCTGACGCCGCCGGAAACGGTGCTGCGCCATGGCGGCGGGCTTATTCTGATTGAGCAGGGCGTGCCAGGCTGGGACCAGCTGTTGCTGTTGCTGGCCGTGGAGCGCCCGTCCAGCGTGGTTGTGGTGGTGTCTGATCATCTGCCGGCGCATATGGTACGGGCACTGATGAAAATAGAAGCGTCGGATATTCTGCCGGCCTCGGCGAGCGCGAGCGATATTGCATCGGCGTTCGAGCGGCTGTGCCAGACGCGGGTATCGGAACGAGAAAAGGATACGCCGCGCGCATCGGTCTGCTGGGCGTTTCGCGGGGCAGTCGGCGGAGCGGGCGTTTCGACGCTGGCGATTGAAAGCGCGTTTGCGCTGGCCAGGATTGTCGGACCGGGCAAGGTGTGCCTGGTGGATTTGAACCTGGCCGACGGGATGACCGCGTCTTTTCTGGAGGCGGTGCCCAAGCTGGACCTCAAGGCATTGTCGGCGGCGCCGGAGCGGCTGGATGAGCGGCTGCTGGCGGCGTGGTGCTGGCAGCATGAGGACGGGGTGTCGATCATCACGTCGCCGCGTAATCCTGATGCGGATGCGATGGCGACGGAGGCGGCGATCCTGCGGCTGCTGGACGTGACCTGCGCGACCTTTGAATATGTGCTGCTGGACATGCCGCGCCACATGATGCCGTGGACAAAGCCCGTGATGGCGGCTGTGGATCAGGCAATTGTGGTCAGTGAGCTGACGGTGCCGAGCCTGCATGCAGCGGCGGATATGTGCCGGGACATCGACATCTTGCGGGCAGGCGGATCGAAGGCGCGGCTTGT
It encodes the following:
- a CDS encoding AAA family ATPase; translation: MSQRAVATQSPDGERAAPVLPALAALARPGALEALAPHCGELADASALTPPETVLRHGGGLILIEQGVPGWDQLLLLLAVERPSSVVVVVSDHLPAHMVRALMKIEASDILPASASASDIASAFERLCQTRVSEREKDTPRASVCWAFRGAVGGAGVSTLAIESAFALARIVGPGKVCLVDLNLADGMTASFLEAVPKLDLKALSAAPERLDERLLAAWCWQHEDGVSIITSPRNPDADAMATEAAILRLLDVTCATFEYVLLDMPRHMMPWTKPVMAAVDQAIVVSELTVPSLHAAADMCRDIDILRAGGSKARLVLNRMFPKKQFRAGFPVDKAEKSIERTIDVTITSDWDAARTAVNLGKPIADVKPKSLLVADVAGLVRKFAPEETLAAFEASHKAKRAKR